In one Colletotrichum destructivum chromosome 2, complete sequence genomic region, the following are encoded:
- a CDS encoding Putative AAA+ ATPase domain, ATPase, AAA-type, core produces MGLDSEKSAISNAPICRAEDMMLPSHAEPPAPVPNDTAGAEVGSECATQTLYEGKRRCECCRNWVEEYPKDLQVKVEAGPAVKQKALVARMRRNHDGGEGDGEPLALDSLVVQSASLKRTLGELFEGFQGITPSLKKVVFRSPFRPFYYRWKRFGAILDRQRRDDPAAAAYTQLLYDTLSRHFGATFAEIDDLVGHGVITHSLLWALFEPGTLAVAREDGDERFFLVDGCTESQLGPVGVMVRFIDWDGSRFGYAKAGIHIPPFDGTCEINKLGIYPARFHGSQQTAEAEATLRGRRFYALGGFHHKAYSGMARVKSRTATPRHVDGRIIVDAASYFHANNAKEELAPLSESLTPKIDVQDDAHNSDNNRTRSSIATTFSRPRPRPIRDLRDEDGTQRKQIDVGDGPVQAEEKPGSIPALTDAQLLICNTTVKGYSLKLKRWAEFRVADVAEVAFNDAAFPNLMLPGGYKNLILSFVDGQAKRGSNNTFDDVIEGKGRGIVMLLTGNPGVGKTLTAEAVADKLRKPLYVLSAGELGEASRGVEQRLREVLELTEKWNGVLLFDECDVFLQERSANALAHNEIVAVFLRLLEYHRGILIMTTNRADSIDRAFQSRIHLTLHYPDLDAAAKEHIWRQFVARSLSISERDDGRGATAASLGDESFTRLARLPLNGREIKNVVKVASLLACQEQTALGMGQIETVLRATRGMGAELDVLMR; encoded by the exons ATGGGCTTAGATTCAGAAAAGTCGGCGATTTCGAATGCGCCGATCTGCCGCGCGGAAGATATGATGCTCCCGTCCCACGCCGAGCCGCCCGCGCCGGTCCCCAACGATACCGCCGGGGCTGAAGTCGGCTCCGAGTGCGCCACGCAGACGCTCTACGAAGGTAAGCGAAGATGCGAGTGCTGCAGGAACTGGGTGGAGGAGTACCCCAAGGACTTGcaggtcaaggtcgaggcgGGGCCCGCGGTCAAGCAAAAGGCCCTCGTCGCGCGGATGCGCCGCaaccacgacggcggcgagggcgacggggAGCCCCTGGCCCTCGActccctcgtcgtccagagCGCCTCCCTCAAAAGGACCCTCGGCGAGCTGTTCGAGGGGTTCCAGGGGATTACCCCGTCCCTCAAGAAGGTTGTCTTCCGGTCGCCGTTCCGCCCCTTTTACTACCGTTGGAAGCGGTTCGGCGCGATCCTGGACCGGCAGAGGCGTgacgacccggccgccgcggcgtaCACGCAGCTCCTCTACGACACGCTCAGCCGGCACTTCGGGGCCACCTTtgccgagatcgacgacctcgtcggccacggcGTCATCACGCACTCCCTCCTCTGGGCGCTCTTCGAGCCCGGCACGCTCGCTGTCGCTAgggaagacggcgacgagcgGTTTTTCCTCGTTGACGGCTGCACCGAGAGCCAACTAGGCCCGGTGGGCGTCATGGTGCGCTTCATCGACTGGGACGGGTCCCGGTTCGGGTATGCTAAGGCCGGCATCCACATCCCTCCGTTTGACGGCACTTGCGAGATCAACAAGCTCGGCATCTACCCGGCGCGCTTCCACGGGTCCCagcagacggccgaggccgaggcaactCTCCGGGGCCGGCGGTTTTACGCACTCGGCGGCTTCCACCACAAGGCCTACTCCGGGATGGCACGCGTCAAGAGCCGGACGGCCACACCGCGCCAC gtcgacggccgcatCATCGTCGATGCCGCGTCCTACTTCCACGCCAACAACGCAAAGGAGGAGCTCGCGCCCCTCTCGGAGTCGCTGACGCCTAAGATCGACGTCCAGGACGACGCACACAAcagcgacaacaacagaacCAGGTCTTCAATCGCCACGACATTCTCTaggcccaggcccaggcctATTCGGGATctccgggacgaggacgggacGCAGAGAAAACAGATCGACGTCGGAGATGGACCGGTACAGGCAGAGGAGAAACCGGGATCCA TCCCCGCCCTCACGGACGCGCAGTTGCTCATCTGCAACACCACTGTCAAGGGCTACTCCCTCAAGCTCAAGCGCTGGGCCGAGTTCCGGGTGGCCGacgtggccgaggtcgcctTCAACGACGCCGCCTTCCCGAACCTGATGCTCCCGGGCGGCTACAAGAACCTGATCCTCTCCTTCGTGGACGGGCAGGCCAAGCGgggcagcaacaacacctTTGACGACGTCATCGAGGGGAAAGGCCGGGGCATCGTCATGCTCCTGACCGGCAACCCGGGCGTCGGCAAGAcgctgacggccgaggccgtggccgACAAGCTGCGGAAGCCGCTGTACGTCCTCAgcgccggcgagctgggcgaggcgagccgcggcgtcgagcagcgcCTGCGGGAGGTTCTCGAGCTGACGGAGAAGTGGAacggcgtcctcctcttcgacgaGTGCGACGTCTTCCTCCAGGAGCGCTCGGCGAACGCGCTGGCCCATAACGAGATTGTCGCCGTGTTCCTCCG ACTCCTCGAGTACCACCGCGGCATCCTCATCATGACCACGAACCGCGCCGACTCCATCGACCGGGCGTTCCAGAGCAGGATCCACCTAACGCTCCACTACCCGGacctcgacgcggcggccaaggagcaCATCTGGCGGCAGTTCGTCGCACGCTCCCTCTCCATCTCAGAACgggacgacggccgcggcgccacGGCCGCTTCCCTGGGGGACGAGTCCTTCACGCGCCTGGCGAGGCTGCCCTTGAACGGGCGGGAGATCAAGaacgtcgtcaaggtcgccTCGCTGCTCGCCTGCCAGGAGCAGACGGCGCTGGGCATGGGGCAGATCGAGACCGTCCTCCGGGCGACCAGAGGCATGGGGGCGGAGCTGGACGTTCTCATGCGTTAG